TCTATACTGGCAGATACAGTAGAAGCCATTATTGGCGCAATCTATGTCGACTGCGGTGATCTCACTGTGCTAGAACCGATTGTGTTAAAATGGTACGAGCCCTATTTAGATCATATTGAGCCGACAGATCAGCTTAAAGATCCTAAATCTCGCTTACAAGAGTATTTACAAGCACGTAAGAAACCTCTCCCAGTTTACGAGGTTGTAGATATTCAAGGTGATGCACCCAATCAGCATTTTAAAGTGGAATGCCAGATTGCGGGATTACCGACTATGCAAGGCGAAGGCGCGAGCCGGCGTTTTGCTGAACAAGCCGTTGCGGCGGATATTTTGAAACTTTTGGAGCATAAGTCTTAATGACTACTCATTCCGATCACATTGATGCTGATCACGAGTCGCACAGCGACAGTCACGACCTTATTAGTCAATTTTTTAGTGCACAAGGCACCGAAATCCCATCAGATTATCGTAGTGGTTTTGTGGCCATTGTCGGTCGCCCGAATGTGGGTAAATCTACCTTAATGAACCATATTCTGGGTCAGAAGCTTTCAATTACTTCACGTAAACCGCAAACCACACGTCATAAAATCGTGGGGATTGATTCACGTGAAAAATCTCAGGCTGTATTTGTCGATACACCGGGGATGCATAAAAAAGAAGTCCGTGCCATCAATAAAATGATGAACCGTGCGGCACATTCGGCTTTGCGTGATGTGAACCTGGTTTTATTCGTGGTGGATGCACAAAAGTGGACGCCAAACGATGATCTGGTTCTGGAAAAGCTAAAAAATGCTGAAATGCCAGTGATTCTAGTGATCAACAAGCTGGATACTTTTGAAAACAAGAATGAAGCTCTGCCGCTGATTCGTGAACGGGAAAAGCTGATGAACTTTGCGGAAATCGTACCGGTATCTGCACTTCGTGGTGCCAATCTTGAACATTTACGTGACACGATTGCCAAGTATCTTCCGTTCCAGCCACCACTGTATTCACTGGATCAACTGACCGATCGTTCAGAGCGTTTCCTGGCGTCTGAAATTATCCGTGAAAAGATCATGCGTCAGCTGGGTGAAGAGCTTCCATACGATTTGACCGTTCAGATCGAATCCTTCAAAACTGAAGAGCCGGTCTTGAATGAAAAAACCGGTCGTATGAAAGCAGCCTGTACCTATATTGATGCCACGATTTTTGTCGATCGTCCGAGCCAAAAAGCCATTGTGATTGGCGAAAAAGGTGTCAAACTGAAAAAAATCGGTATGGATGCGCGTCTCGACATGGAAAAAATGTTCGAGCAAAAAATAATGCTAACCCTTTGGGTGAAAGTCAAAGGTGGCTGGTCTGATGATGAGCGTGCATTAAAAAGCTTAGGTTATAGTGATATCTAAGCGATAAAAATTTGTAAGACCCTTTAAGGAATACCGTGATGATAAAAGTGTTGGCAGTGGTTGTATGTGTTTTATTCCTGCAAGGCTGTATTCATAAAGTGGTCACGGTTCCTGTCAAGGTGGCTTATAAAACCACAAAAGTCGCAGTCAAAGGTACTGCGGCTGTTGTGGGTGCAGTGATCCCGGATGGGGATGACGAAGAAGATGATAAAAAATCAAAAAAAGATAAGGATTAAAGTACCCGCTTATGCGTAACGAAGTACTGCATGGCTATTTGATTCATCATCGTAAGTACCGTGAACGCAGTCATATTGTGCATTTATTCACCCAGGAATATGGCAGGGTAGATGGTATTCTCAGGCAAATGCCACCACCGCAGTATCAGCCCATTCGTTTGCAAGCTTCAGGTAAATCCGAACTTAAAAACTTTACTAAACTGGAAATTGTCAATCAGCCGATTTTCTTTTTTGGCGATGCTTTTTTCTCGGGTTTTTATTTGAATGAAATCCTGTTGCGGCTATGTCCTTTAGAAGTCGAAATGCCGCAAACTTTTGCCAAATATGCTGAGACCTTGACTGCATTGCAGCAGTTATCCGCACAATCCAATCCAAATTTATATTTAAAACAGATCTTGCGCCAGTTTGAGCATGTTTTGTTGGAAGAACTCGGTTATGGTCTGGATTTTTCGGTAGATGCCAATCAGGCGCAGATTGATCCATTACAGCACTATTATTTTCAGCTCAATGCCGGCTTTATGCCTTCGGCCAAAGCCTTACGCTTCACCATGTCTGGTCAACAGATTTTAAGCATGTTGACGCATGAAAATGGTGGGGATTTTAATCCGGAACAGTTACAATTACTGACGAAACTGTATCGACAGGTGATTACGGCCTTGCTCGGTGATCGACCATTAAAAAGTCGACAACTTTGGATTCAAAACTCTCAATCTCAATCGTAGTTAGGAAAAAATTATGGCTGCATTACTTGGTGTCAATATTGACCATGTCGCAACATTAAGACAAGCACGTGGTACGACGTACCCAGACCCAGTCAATGCTGCATTGATCTGCGAACAGGCAGGGGCAGAAGGCATTACCTTGCACTTGCGTGAAGACCGTCGTCACATTCAGGATGACGATGTGCGTCGTATGCGTCCTGCGTTAAAAACCCGTATGAACCTTGAGTTGGCGGTAACAGATGAAATGATCGCCTTTGCCAAGGAAATCAAGCCACAGCATGTCTGCTTTGTTCCTGAAAAACGTCAGGAAGTGACCACTGAAGGTGGTCTGGATGTCGTGGGTAATTTTGATGCTGTAAAAGCCGCGACTCAAGAGCTGGAAGCCATTGGTTGTGATGTATCTTTATTTATTGATGCCGATTTTGCACAAATTGATGCAGCAGTTGCTTGTGGTGCACCGACGATTGAGATTCACACAGGCGCCTATGCCGATGCAGAAACTCCAGAAGCGCAACAAGCGGAACTGGAACGCATTGTGAAAGGTGCTGAATATGCTGCATCTAAAGGTTTGGTGGTAAATGCGGGCCATGGCTTAAATTTGGATAACGTGACGCTGATTGCTGCGATTCCACAGATTCATGAGCTCAATATCGGTCATTCTTTAATTGCGGATGCGGTATTTGTTGGTCTGGCACAAGCGGTTCAGCAAATGAAAGCCGTGATTAAGTCAGCGCGTTAAGATTAGAGTAATTATGTCGAATATTAATTATGATGAACTGATGCAGCCGGTGATTGCTTTCCTCGGTTGTGAAACACCGCAAGCATGGCTGGATATGGCGGTCGAAAATCTTGAAATCTTGATGCAAGATCATGCCAACTGTGAAAAAAAAGCAGCCAGCACGGCCATGAACCTGATGTTTCGCTATAGCTATTTTGTTGATCTACAGGTGAAGCTTGCACAGCTGGTGCGTGAAGAAATGCTGCATTATGAGCAAGTACTTGAATTGATGAACAAGCGCGGTCAGGCTTGGCAGAACTTGAGTGCAGGGCGTTATGCTGGTGGTTTGCGTAAGGAAATCCGCACTTTTGAGCCTGAAGCCTTGATTGATGTCTTGGTGATTGGTGCCTTTGTGGAAGCGCGTTCCTGTGAGCGTTTCTACGCGCTTGCTTCGCGTGTTGATGATGAGTTGGCACGTTACTACCGTTACCTGCTCAAATCCGAATCTCGCCATTTTGAAGACTATTTGGCTTTGGCAATGGATGTGGCAACCACAGCAAAACTGAAAAATCCGAAAGAGGGTATTCAGGAGCGAATCTTACATATTCGTGAAGTTGAAAAACAGCTAATTCTCGCGCCTGATGAAACTTTCCGTTTTCATAGCGGTGTTCCGGCTCAAGCGGCTTAATCTCGGTGACAGTTTAAAAATCCTCCATGCATGGGGGATTTTTTATATCTCAAAATTTTGAAAAGAGGGGTATTTATATATCGAATTTTATGAGGGATTGAAAATAATTATTCATTTTAAATAGTTGAAAATAACAAGTCGTCAAATTTTAAGATAATAAAAAAGCCCACTTCATGATGAGTGGGCTTTCTTGAATTTGGCTCTCCAACCTGGGCTCGAACCAGGGACCTGCGGATTAACAGTCCGTCGCTCTACCGACTGAGCTATTGGAGAATCTGAAAGCGATTATAGAGAGATTTTGACGGGGGTCAAGCAAAAATTATCATATTTATTATAAATACAGCCTGTCTGTTTTTAATTTGGGCAATTGCATAAATTTTACGAAAAATACTTGTCAGAATAAATTTCACTTGCTAGATTAAAACCATAAAGTCGTTTGACCAAATGGTCAAACAGTGTGGATTTAAACCTACTTGCCAGCACAAAAATGGCTAAATCGGAGACAGCGAATGAATACGCTCAGCATCCCTCAAATTTTCTCTCAACTGGCTTATTATCAAGAAAACTATCTTCAGATTATTGCCGATCCTGCACAGTATTATATCCCGGTTAAAGACGCTCATATCACGCTATGGCCTTTGGCGCAAAAATCACTTTATTTAGGTGATTTGCTGCAATTATGGTTTGCAGAAAAATGGTTGGTAGAAACTGAAAGTCAATTTAACTTTGAAGTTTTCCTGAATGCAGACTATCTGAAAGAGCAAGGCAAAGACCTTTATATCTATGCCATTTCTGGTAATCTTTTGACAGGTACTAATCAGTCTAAAGCGTGGCAAGCCTCAACAACACAAACACAAGATGTGGAATTAGCCAATGTTTCCAAGCATTATTTTGAGTTTCAAGGCTTAACTCGACCACGCTTGTCATTTGTTAAAGCAGGGCAGGCGAAAAGTAATATTATTTAAATGAAGTGTCTGATGAATTGTACAGGCTACCAATATTCATTCAGTCCGAATAATCATACAGGTCGCAGTGGCATGAGCATACAGGCGACCTTCTTCATCCAGAATCTGACCTTCAGAAATACCTAAATTTCTACTGAGATTAATTGATTTTCCTACGGCTTTCAGTGGCTGATTCTGAGGTATGGGGCGGCACATCTTTACATTCAGATCAATGGTGCCATAACCGACACCTGCTTCAAGTAAAGTATGAATCGCGCAGCCTGTCACGGTATCCAAAACGGTTGCAGCAAAACCACCATGGACGCCGCCAAGCGGATTTAAATGTCGATGATCAGCTTTTACCTTAAATTCTACATGTCCGCTTTTAATCACTGCTGGTTGCATCGACATGGTTTCGCTAATACTTGGGGCCGGGATTTTTTCATCACGCATCGCTTCCAGTAATGCTAAACCGCTCATTTCTTTTGGGTTCATTGTAATTTTCCTGTCATTATTCTTGAGTTGTTGAGATTTAATTCAAAATTGTGACATCGATAATAGCAATCTGGTATAGGAATGGCGGATTATTTTGTAAGAAGTACATTGCCTGCACCTGAGTAAAGTCATTTTTATAAAAAATAAGAAATAGAATGAGTTATGGCAGGATACTGGTATACATTTCTAATGAAATATCTCAGATCTAAATAATCTGCCAAAAAACGAATCTTATAAAAGAATTAAAAAATCGAGTGATAGGGTAATGAAAAAGTTTCTGCATCTTTGGGTGCCTATTTTTCTCAGTAATGCCATTATTATGCTCAGTAGTTTGTTCGACGTGATTTTTCTATCACATTTTTCACCTCAGCATGTGGCTGCATTGGCAGTCTGTTTGTCTGTTTGTCTGTTTGTCTGTTTGTCTGTTTGTCTGTTTGTCTGTTTATTCTTTGTGCTTTGTGACGGGTATTGGGGTGTTACAGGGCATGATGCAAGAGCTGGCAGAAGCCAATGGGCGTCAGGATTATGCGGATATACAGCGTATTGTGAAGCAAAGTATTTTGATTGTACTGGTGATTTCTGCTGTTGCGATGTACCTGTTTAATCATGCAACTCCTTTACTTCATTTTTTAAAGGCAGATGCGGCCTTACAGGCATTGATTGTGTCATGTCTGTGGCTGTTGGCTTGGACGATTCCAGCGCATTTATTGTTGCGCATTTTATATATTTTAACCCAAGCCTGTGGGCAGGCTAAGCGCGTGTTCTACGCCAATATGATCTATTTACTGCTCAAAGTGGCTTTGGCTTATGTCTTGATTTATGGCATTGAAGGTTATGTTACAAGCTATGGGGTTGAAGGTGCATTCATGGCACATTTGATTGTGCAGTGGGTACTGTTGTTTGTTTACTATTTTTTCTTCCTTGAGCGGAAGTTAAAGATCCAGTGGTCTGGTGTTTTCTTTCACTGGCAGACTTTGTGGAAAATTTTAAAAATTGGATTGCCCAATGCGGTGGTGACTTTTGTGGATGTATTTGCCATCAGCGCGATTGCTTTGCTGATCTTGCCTTCGGGTGACATTGTAGTGAATGCACATCAGGTGATGCTTGGTTTATTGGGCTTGATGTTTATGTTGCCGATGTCGATGGCATCCGCCTTCGGTATTTTGGTGTCGACTAAAATCGGTGCGGAGCAGATTGATGCTGCATGGCAACTCAGTAAACGGGCACTGATGGCTGTGATGCTAATAGCTATCGTTGTCATGTTGACTATTTGGGGTTTAGATAGTTGGATTGTAGGGTTATTTAGCAATGATGCGCAGGTGATTACATTAGCCTTGGCATCGATCTTGTTAATGTGTTGGATGCATATCTTTGATGAGCTACTGGTGATTAGTTTGGCAATGCTACGTTGCTGGCGAGAATTGTCAGACCGATGTTTATTTTTATCAGTACGGTGCTGGTCGTGGGCTTAGGTGGTGGTTGGTATGTGGCGTATCATCCAATGACACTGTTCAATTGGCAAAGCAATGCATTGGGGATTCATGGTTTTTGGTGGATGTTGAGTATTGCGTACACGATTGCAGCAAGTCTATGTTTTGTTTGTTTGCTCATTAAATACTTGAGCTATAAGCGAATACGACTCACTGTTTAATACATGTTGAAGAACATAAAAAAACCCGCGAAATTCGCGGGTTTTTTTATCTAGGAAGCTAGATTATTTTGCAGCTTTTTCAGCTTCGATTGAAGCAATCGCAGCATCAACGCCTTCGATAGAATCAGCAGCTTTCTTGATACGAGCAAGGGCATCTACCAGTACTTCGTCAGCAGTAGCGTAAGAGATACGCATAAAACCGCCAAGACCGAATGCATCGCCAGGAACCACTGCAACGCCAGTCTCTTCCAGTAACCATGCAGAGAATTCTGTGCAAGATTTAAGACCTTTGGCACGAATCAACGGTTTGATGTTGGCATATGCATAGAATGCGCCATCAGCAGGCAAGCAAGAAATACCGTGAATGTCATTCAAGCCTTTCACAACTAGGTCATGGCGACGTTTGAATGCTTCAATCATTGGCTCAAGTACATCTTGAGGACCATTCAAGGCAGCTTCAGCAGCAACTTGCGAAATTGAAGTTGGGTTTGAAGTTGACTGAGATTGGATCTTTTTCATTGCACCAATAAGTTTAGCAGGGCCCGCTGCGTAGCCGATACGCCAGCCAGTCATTGCATAGGCTTTAGATACACCGTTTAATACGATAGTACGGTCATAAAGGTCTGGTGCAACTGTTGCGATGTTGTAGAACTCGTCATCCCAACGGATTGGTTCGTACATATCATCAGATGCGATAAATACTTCTGGGTATTTACGCAGTACGTCAGCCAGCGCTTCAAGCTCAGCTTTAGTGTAGATCATACCTGTAGGGTTAGACGGGCTGTTCAATACTACTAGACGTGTTTTGTCAGTGATTGCAGCTTCTAATTGTTCAGGGGTGATTTTGAAACGTTGTTCTTCACCACATTTCACAATAACAGGAACACCTTCAGCGATGATCACCATGTCCGGGTAGCTTACCCAGAATGGTGCAGGGATGATGACTTCATCACCTTTGTTTAACAAAGCAAGAGCCAAGTTAAAGAATGATTGCTTACCACCACAAGAAACCAGAATCTGGTTTGCTGCATAGTCTAGGTTATTGTCGCGTTTGAATTTAGCAATAATGGCTTTTTTAAGACCTGGCGTACCGTCAACAGCGGTGTATTTGGTGAAACCGTTGTTAATCGCTGCAATTGCTGCATCTTTGATGTGTTGAGGGGTATCAAAATCTGGTTCACCTGCGCCCAAACCAATCACGTTGTGACCTGCAGCTTTTAATTCAGCAGCTTTGTTGGTCACAGCAAGCGTAGGGGACGGTTTGATGGCATTCACACGATCAGAGAGACGTACGTCCACGGCAGTATTCCTTCTTATAGGGATTAAAAAATAAAAAGCACATTATCTTAGCCTAAAATGGTGCAGATAGGGCAAAAGAATTTGGAAAACTTTAAGGAAAAAATGGTGTATTGGCCGAACTTTATCTTGAATTTCGATGCGCTGGAAGCAGGCAAGGGGAGACTTTTTACATCTCGGTCATGCATACGAATGCATGAAATATAAAATAAAAATGGCCACTTTAAAGTGACCATTTTGTGTTGTTGATGTTGTGGTTACGCACTAAAGCGTGACAAATCTTCGTCCGGGCGTGCTGTTAAAATTTCCGCGCCGGTTTTGGTCACCAGAATCGTATGTTCATATTGTGCCGATAATGAATGATCTTTGGTGACCACTGTCCATTTATCACCGAGTAATTTGGTTTTCCAGTCGCCGCCATTGACCATTGGCTCAATGGTAAAGGTCATGCCTTCTTCAAGCACCATGCCAGTATCTGGTTGACCATAATGCAGCACTTGCGGTTCGTCATGGAAAGTCGTACCAATACCGTGACCACAATATTCACGTACCACGCCAAAACGCTCAGATTCAACATACTGCTGAATGGCATGACCAATATCGCCAATAGTTGAACCCGGTTTTACAGTTTCAATACCCCGGTACATAGCTTCTTGCGCTACCTTACATAGACGGTTGGCAAGAATAGTGGTTTCACCACCCACGATATACATCATGTTGGTGTCACCATGGTAGCCATCTTTAATCACGGTCACATCAATGTTCAGGATGTCGCCTTTTTTCAATTTTTTACTGTCTGATGGAATGCCGTGACACACCACATGGTTCACAGAAGTGCAAATAGTATGTTGGAAGGCAGGTCGACCCGGTGCAGCGCCATAGCCTAAGCATGCTGGAATCGCCTGTTGTTGATTGACAATATAGTCATGACAAATCGTATCAAGTTCCAGAGTGGTGACACCCGGAACAATATGCGGTTTGATCATATCCAAAACTTCTGCCGCCAGTCGCCCTGCCACACGCATTTTTTCAATTTCGTCAGGGGTTTTGATGAGTCGACGTGGAGCTTGATAAGTGTTGTTCATGATCTCTAAAAACTTTTGGAAATTTGTGTGTGACTATGGTATAAATAGCCGCCCATTTTATCAAATGCTTTTTCGTGAATAAATTTCACGGGCTTTGTGCGATGAGGCAAAAAATCCGCACATATATCGACACATTACTCTGGGTGCCCTTTAGGGTGGAGAATGCGGGTATATGGAGGCCTAACCCAAACTTTAAGGTAAAGAAAATGGCAGATTACAACGTAAGCATGCGCGACCTTCTTCAAGCTGGCGCGCACTTTGGTCACCAAACTCGTTTCTGGAATCCAAAGATGCGTGATTACATCTTTGGTGCGCGTAACAAAATTCACATCATCAACCTTGAGCACACTGTTCCTGCGTTAAATGATGCTTTGAACTTTGCTAACAACTTGGCTAGCAAAAAGAACAAAGTTTTGTTCGTTGGTACTAAACGTGCAGCTTCTGCGATCATCCGTGAACAAGCTCAACGCGCTGGTCAACCATATGTAGATCACCGCTGGTTAGGTGGTATGTTGACGAACTGGAAAACACTTCGCCAATCTATCAACCGTTTAAAAGACCTTCAAACTCAATCTCAAGACGGTACTTTCGCTAAGCTGACTAAACGTGAAGCTCTAGAGCGTACTCGTGAGATGGAAAAACTTGAGCGTGGCTTAGGCGGCGTTAAAAACATGGGTGGTTTACCTGACGCATTATTCGTAATCGATGTTGATCACGAAGCGATTGCAATCAAAGAAGCTAAGAACCTTGGTATTCCTGTAATCGGTATCGTTGATACAAACTCTAACCCAGACAACGTAGACTACGTTATCCCGGGTAACGATGATGCGATCCGTGCAGTAACACTTTATGCTTCTGCTATGGCTGATGCGATTCTTGCTGGTAAAGAATATGCTCAATCACAAGCAAATGCACAAGCTAAAGCAGAAGAAGCTCCAGCTTCTGAGGCTTAATGCGTTTGACGCTAGCTTGTCATTTTTGCGACATGTGATGGTGGCAAAGTAAGCGTTATGTATGCAGGCGGCCCATGAGAACTCCTCTGGGCCGTTTCTGTTCTAAAAAGAATTCATTTTCTACCGAATTTAGGAGATAAACATGACTGCAGTTACAGCAAGCATGGTTAAAGAATTGCGCGATCGTACTGGTCTTGCAATGATGGAATGTAAAAAAGCTTTGACAGAAGCGGGCGGCGACGTTGAACTAGCGATCGACAACCTACGTAAATCTGGTCAAGCTAAAGCTGCTAAAAAAGCAGGTAACATTGCTGCTGACGGCGCAATCACAATTGCTCAAGACGGCAACAAAGCACTTCTTCTAGAAGTTAACTGTCAAACTGACTTCGTTGCAAAAGACGAAAACTTTGCTGGTTTCTCTGCGAAAGTTGCTGCTGCTGCACTTGCTGCAAACGTAACTGATCCTGCTCAAATCGCTGAATTGAAACTAGAAGATGGTGCAACTGTTGAAGAAGCGCGTATCGCTCTTGTTCAAAAGATCGGTGAAAACATCCAAGTACGTCGTGCGAAAATTGTTGAAGGCGAAAACCTTGCAGTTTACAAACACGGTCTTAAAATCGGTGTTGTTGTTTCTTACACTGGTGATGAAGCTACAGGTAAAGGCTTGGCAATGCACGTTGCTGCGTTCAACCCAGTTGCTGTAAATGCTGAAGGCGTTTCTGCTGAGCTTATCGCGAAAGAGAAAGAAATTGCTGAAGCGAAAGCACTTGAATCTGGCAAGCCAGCAAATATCGTTGAGAAGATGGTTGTAGGTTCTGTTGAGAAATACTTGAATGAAGTTGTGCTTGAGCGTCAAATGTACGTAATCGACAACGACAAGAAAGTTGCGGACGTTCTTAAAGCAACTGGTACTACAGTTGCAAACTTCGTTCGTTTCGAAGTTGGT
The nucleotide sequence above comes from Acinetobacter lwoffii. Encoded proteins:
- the rnc gene encoding ribonuclease III; the protein is MIKAQSKLNDERLAKRIGYQFKQADLLKLALTHRSVSHKHNYERLEFLGDSLLGMIIANYLFNAYPSENEGRLTRMRATLVRQEALGKIANDLKLSQNLILSTGELKSGGHHRESILADTVEAIIGAIYVDCGDLTVLEPIVLKWYEPYLDHIEPTDQLKDPKSRLQEYLQARKKPLPVYEVVDIQGDAPNQHFKVECQIAGLPTMQGEGASRRFAEQAVAADILKLLEHKS
- the era gene encoding GTPase Era; protein product: MTTHSDHIDADHESHSDSHDLISQFFSAQGTEIPSDYRSGFVAIVGRPNVGKSTLMNHILGQKLSITSRKPQTTRHKIVGIDSREKSQAVFVDTPGMHKKEVRAINKMMNRAAHSALRDVNLVLFVVDAQKWTPNDDLVLEKLKNAEMPVILVINKLDTFENKNEALPLIREREKLMNFAEIVPVSALRGANLEHLRDTIAKYLPFQPPLYSLDQLTDRSERFLASEIIREKIMRQLGEELPYDLTVQIESFKTEEPVLNEKTGRMKAACTYIDATIFVDRPSQKAIVIGEKGVKLKKIGMDARLDMEKMFEQKIMLTLWVKVKGGWSDDERALKSLGYSDI
- a CDS encoding NF038104 family lipoprotein, with amino-acid sequence MIKVLAVVVCVLFLQGCIHKVVTVPVKVAYKTTKVAVKGTAAVVGAVIPDGDDEEDDKKSKKDKD
- the recO gene encoding DNA repair protein RecO; the encoded protein is MRNEVLHGYLIHHRKYRERSHIVHLFTQEYGRVDGILRQMPPPQYQPIRLQASGKSELKNFTKLEIVNQPIFFFGDAFFSGFYLNEILLRLCPLEVEMPQTFAKYAETLTALQQLSAQSNPNLYLKQILRQFEHVLLEELGYGLDFSVDANQAQIDPLQHYYFQLNAGFMPSAKALRFTMSGQQILSMLTHENGGDFNPEQLQLLTKLYRQVITALLGDRPLKSRQLWIQNSQSQS
- the pdxJ gene encoding pyridoxine 5'-phosphate synthase, translating into MAALLGVNIDHVATLRQARGTTYPDPVNAALICEQAGAEGITLHLREDRRHIQDDDVRRMRPALKTRMNLELAVTDEMIAFAKEIKPQHVCFVPEKRQEVTTEGGLDVVGNFDAVKAATQELEAIGCDVSLFIDADFAQIDAAVACGAPTIEIHTGAYADAETPEAQQAELERIVKGAEYAASKGLVVNAGHGLNLDNVTLIAAIPQIHELNIGHSLIADAVFVGLAQAVQQMKAVIKSAR
- the miaE gene encoding tRNA-(ms[2]io[6]A)-hydroxylase; this translates as MSNINYDELMQPVIAFLGCETPQAWLDMAVENLEILMQDHANCEKKAASTAMNLMFRYSYFVDLQVKLAQLVREEMLHYEQVLELMNKRGQAWQNLSAGRYAGGLRKEIRTFEPEALIDVLVIGAFVEARSCERFYALASRVDDELARYYRYLLKSESRHFEDYLALAMDVATTAKLKNPKEGIQERILHIREVEKQLILAPDETFRFHSGVPAQAA
- a CDS encoding PaaI family thioesterase, whose protein sequence is MNPKEMSGLALLEAMRDEKIPAPSISETMSMQPAVIKSGHVEFKVKADHRHLNPLGGVHGGFAATVLDTVTGCAIHTLLEAGVGYGTIDLNVKMCRPIPQNQPLKAVGKSINLSRNLGISEGQILDEEGRLYAHATATCMIIRTE
- a CDS encoding MATE family efflux transporter → MSVYSLCFVTGIGVLQGMMQELAEANGRQDYADIQRIVKQSILIVLVISAVAMYLFNHATPLLHFLKADAALQALIVSCLWLLAWTIPAHLLLRILYILTQACGQAKRVFYANMIYLLLKVALAYVLIYGIEGYVTSYGVEGAFMAHLIVQWVLLFVYYFFFLERKLKIQWSGVFFHWQTLWKILKIGLPNAVVTFVDVFAISAIALLILPSGDIVVNAHQVMLGLLGLMFMLPMSMASAFGILVSTKIGAEQIDAAWQLSKRALMAVMLIAIVVMLTIWGLDSWIVGLFSNDAQVITLALASILLMCWMHIFDELLVISLAMLRCWRELSDRCLFLSVRCWSWA
- a CDS encoding pyridoxal phosphate-dependent aminotransferase, which encodes MDVRLSDRVNAIKPSPTLAVTNKAAELKAAGHNVIGLGAGEPDFDTPQHIKDAAIAAINNGFTKYTAVDGTPGLKKAIIAKFKRDNNLDYAANQILVSCGGKQSFFNLALALLNKGDEVIIPAPFWVSYPDMVIIAEGVPVIVKCGEEQRFKITPEQLEAAITDKTRLVVLNSPSNPTGMIYTKAELEALADVLRKYPEVFIASDDMYEPIRWDDEFYNIATVAPDLYDRTIVLNGVSKAYAMTGWRIGYAAGPAKLIGAMKKIQSQSTSNPTSISQVAAEAALNGPQDVLEPMIEAFKRRHDLVVKGLNDIHGISCLPADGAFYAYANIKPLIRAKGLKSCTEFSAWLLEETGVAVVPGDAFGLGGFMRISYATADEVLVDALARIKKAADSIEGVDAAIASIEAEKAAK
- the map gene encoding type I methionyl aminopeptidase, which produces MNNTYQAPRRLIKTPDEIEKMRVAGRLAAEVLDMIKPHIVPGVTTLELDTICHDYIVNQQQAIPACLGYGAAPGRPAFQHTICTSVNHVVCHGIPSDSKKLKKGDILNIDVTVIKDGYHGDTNMMYIVGGETTILANRLCKVAQEAMYRGIETVKPGSTIGDIGHAIQQYVESERFGVVREYCGHGIGTTFHDEPQVLHYGQPDTGMVLEEGMTFTIEPMVNGGDWKTKLLGDKWTVVTKDHSLSAQYEHTILVTKTGAEILTARPDEDLSRFSA
- the rpsB gene encoding 30S ribosomal protein S2; the protein is MADYNVSMRDLLQAGAHFGHQTRFWNPKMRDYIFGARNKIHIINLEHTVPALNDALNFANNLASKKNKVLFVGTKRAASAIIREQAQRAGQPYVDHRWLGGMLTNWKTLRQSINRLKDLQTQSQDGTFAKLTKREALERTREMEKLERGLGGVKNMGGLPDALFVIDVDHEAIAIKEAKNLGIPVIGIVDTNSNPDNVDYVIPGNDDAIRAVTLYASAMADAILAGKEYAQSQANAQAKAEEAPASEA
- the tsf gene encoding translation elongation factor Ts; this translates as MTAVTASMVKELRDRTGLAMMECKKALTEAGGDVELAIDNLRKSGQAKAAKKAGNIAADGAITIAQDGNKALLLEVNCQTDFVAKDENFAGFSAKVAAAALAANVTDPAQIAELKLEDGATVEEARIALVQKIGENIQVRRAKIVEGENLAVYKHGLKIGVVVSYTGDEATGKGLAMHVAAFNPVAVNAEGVSAELIAKEKEIAEAKALESGKPANIVEKMVVGSVEKYLNEVVLERQMYVIDNDKKVADVLKATGTTVANFVRFEVGEGIEKKAEMSFAEEVAAAQAAAK